From a region of the Gossypium raimondii isolate GPD5lz chromosome 10, ASM2569854v1, whole genome shotgun sequence genome:
- the LOC105777146 gene encoding 1,4-alpha-glucan-branching enzyme 1, chloroplastic/amyloplastic isoform X4, with product MAIQEHSYYASFGYHVTNFFAPSIRFGTSDDLKSLIDKAHELGILVLMDIVYSHASNNVLDGLNMFDGTDGHYFHTGSRGHHSVWDSRLFNYGSWEVLRYLLSNARWWLEEYKFDGYRFDGVTSMMYIHHGLQVLYTTEFGDSPIS from the exons ATGGCTATTCAAGAACACTCATATTATGCTAGCTTCGG gTACCATGTGACAAACTTCTTTGCACCTAGTATCCGCTTTGGAACCTCTGATGACCTCAAGTCATTGATAGATAAGGCTCATGAGTTGGGTATACTTGTTCTTATGGATATTGTGTACAG CCATGCTTCCAATAATGTGTTAGATGGGCTGAACATGTTTGATGGAACTGATGGTCATTACTTCCACACGGGGTCAAGGGGTCACCACTCGGTGTGGGATTCTCGCCTTTTTAATTATGGAAGCTGGGAA GTACTGAGGTATCTTCTTTCAAATGCAAGATGGTGGCTGGAGGAGTATAAGTTTGATGGGTACAGATTTGATGGTGTGACTTCAATGATGTACATCCATCATGGGTTGCAGGTATTATATACGACTGAATTTGGAGATTCTCCAATTTCATGA
- the LOC105777147 gene encoding extensin — protein sequence MKIFQTITVVSTLLMMLLSSVLSEETSTDPIKCTPCQQQVPSPPPPSPPPPAASPPPPANNPNYCPPPPSPPTSSGGGSYYYSPPPPAQSGGNNNNYAPPPPGGVIGGMYYPPPTYKNYPTPPPPNPIVPYFPFYYHTPPPPSGSEKLLACWVVSLLGFFLYVF from the coding sequence atgaaaatttTTCAGACGATCACTGTCGTTTCGACATTGCTGATGATGCTACTGAGTTCAGTACTTTCAGAAGAAACTAGTACCGATCCCATAAAATGCACCCCTTGCCAGCAGCAAGTCCCATCTCCGCCGCCACCGTCTCCACCGCCGCCTGCAGCTTCGCCACCTCCTCCCGCTAATAACCCCAACTACTGCCCACCACCTCCATCTCCACCCACCTCTAGTGGTGGTGGCAGCTACTACTACTCTCCACCACCACCAGCTCAATCCGGGGGTAACAACAACAACTATGCTCCCCCACCGCCTGGTGGTGTCATTGGCGGCATGTACTACCCTCCACCGACGTACAAAAACTACCCAACACCGCCACCTCCGAACCCCATTGTTCCTTACTTCCCATTTTATTACCACACTCCTCCACCCCCTTCAGGGTCTGAAAAGCTGTTAGCTTGTTGGGTTGTTTCGTTGTTGGGTTTTTTCCTTTATGTCTTTTGa
- the LOC105777146 gene encoding 1,4-alpha-glucan-branching enzyme 1, chloroplastic/amyloplastic isoform X1, with protein sequence MINTYANFRDDVLPRIKRLGYNAVQIMAIQEHSYYASFGYHVTNFFAPSIRFGTSDDLKSLIDKAHELGILVLMDIVYSHASNNVLDGLNMFDGTDGHYFHTGSRGHHSVWDSRLFNYGSWEVLRYLLSNARWWLEEYKFDGYRFDGVTSMMYIHHGLQVLYTTEFGDSPIS encoded by the exons ATGATTAACACATATGCCAACTTTAGAGATGATGTTCTTCCCCGTATTAAAAGACTTGGGTACAATGCTGTTCAGATCATGGCTATTCAAGAACACTCATATTATGCTAGCTTCGG gTACCATGTGACAAACTTCTTTGCACCTAGTATCCGCTTTGGAACCTCTGATGACCTCAAGTCATTGATAGATAAGGCTCATGAGTTGGGTATACTTGTTCTTATGGATATTGTGTACAG CCATGCTTCCAATAATGTGTTAGATGGGCTGAACATGTTTGATGGAACTGATGGTCATTACTTCCACACGGGGTCAAGGGGTCACCACTCGGTGTGGGATTCTCGCCTTTTTAATTATGGAAGCTGGGAA GTACTGAGGTATCTTCTTTCAAATGCAAGATGGTGGCTGGAGGAGTATAAGTTTGATGGGTACAGATTTGATGGTGTGACTTCAATGATGTACATCCATCATGGGTTGCAGGTATTATATACGACTGAATTTGGAGATTCTCCAATTTCATGA
- the LOC105777146 gene encoding 1,4-alpha-glucan-branching enzyme 2-1, chloroplastic/amyloplastic isoform X2 codes for MINTYANFRDDVLPRIKRLGYNAVQIMAIQEHSYYASFGYHVTNFFAPSIRFGTSDDLKSLIDKAHELGILVLMDIVYSHASNNVLDGLNMFDGTDGHYFHTGSRGHHSVWDSRLFNYGSWEVLRYLLSNARWWLEEYKFDGYRFDGVTSMMYIHHGLQNQICFFA; via the exons ATGATTAACACATATGCCAACTTTAGAGATGATGTTCTTCCCCGTATTAAAAGACTTGGGTACAATGCTGTTCAGATCATGGCTATTCAAGAACACTCATATTATGCTAGCTTCGG gTACCATGTGACAAACTTCTTTGCACCTAGTATCCGCTTTGGAACCTCTGATGACCTCAAGTCATTGATAGATAAGGCTCATGAGTTGGGTATACTTGTTCTTATGGATATTGTGTACAG CCATGCTTCCAATAATGTGTTAGATGGGCTGAACATGTTTGATGGAACTGATGGTCATTACTTCCACACGGGGTCAAGGGGTCACCACTCGGTGTGGGATTCTCGCCTTTTTAATTATGGAAGCTGGGAA GTACTGAGGTATCTTCTTTCAAATGCAAGATGGTGGCTGGAGGAGTATAAGTTTGATGGGTACAGATTTGATGGTGTGACTTCAATGATGTACATCCATCATGGGTTGCAG AATCAGATTTGCTTTTTTGCTTGA
- the LOC105777146 gene encoding 1,4-alpha-glucan-branching enzyme 2-1, chloroplastic/amyloplastic isoform X3, with amino-acid sequence MINTYANFRDDVLPRIKRLGYNAVQIMAIQEHSYYASFGYHVTNFFAPSIRFGTSDDLKSLIDKAHELGILVLMDIVYSHASNNVLDGLNMFDGTDGHYFHTGSRGHHSVWDSRLFNYGSWEVLRYLLSNARWWLEEYKFDGYRFDGVTSMMYIHHGLQ; translated from the exons ATGATTAACACATATGCCAACTTTAGAGATGATGTTCTTCCCCGTATTAAAAGACTTGGGTACAATGCTGTTCAGATCATGGCTATTCAAGAACACTCATATTATGCTAGCTTCGG gTACCATGTGACAAACTTCTTTGCACCTAGTATCCGCTTTGGAACCTCTGATGACCTCAAGTCATTGATAGATAAGGCTCATGAGTTGGGTATACTTGTTCTTATGGATATTGTGTACAG CCATGCTTCCAATAATGTGTTAGATGGGCTGAACATGTTTGATGGAACTGATGGTCATTACTTCCACACGGGGTCAAGGGGTCACCACTCGGTGTGGGATTCTCGCCTTTTTAATTATGGAAGCTGGGAA GTACTGAGGTATCTTCTTTCAAATGCAAGATGGTGGCTGGAGGAGTATAAGTTTGATGGGTACAGATTTGATGGTGTGACTTCAATGATGTACATCCATCATGGGTTGCAG TGA